A single region of the Kwoniella botswanensis chromosome 1, complete sequence genome encodes:
- a CDS encoding transketolase, whose translation MSPVATQHLDASHGTTLIKDPHVSGKASTPDTEKLVINTIRCLGADLCQQYKGGHPGTVMGAAAIATALWRYSMRYNPVNPDWINRDRFVLSAGHACLLQYILLHLSGYPTWTLDQIKKYHAPTMDGIAAGHPEIEYPGIELTTGLLGQGIANAVGLAIANKNMAATYNKDGYPIIDNKVWCFTGDGCLQEGIGQEAISMAGHWGLDNLILVYDNNSVTVDGTIDICFTDDTSAKLRSMGWHILEVDDGSNNLAAIVEAFDQAKSFTGKPVFINIKTVIGIGSANQGSGKVHGAALGEDDVANVKKALGFDPKEKFVVAPSVYDYFKESKARGEKDEKEWNELFRKYTEAYPAEAKEFQRRLAGELLEGWESNLPLKASLPQDPKATRQSSGIMLRSVVPHDNSFLVGSADLCESTFVNWDKMVEFQNPKSSYGDYSGRQIRYGIREHAMVGVANGLAAWHKGAIVPIMSSYFIFWLYAAPSLRMAALMKLRFIAIATHDSIGVGEDGPTHQPVAFPLFLRALPNFNYIRPADAEEVAGAWILALKDSQHPSLLSLTRQPVPLLAGTDRTQVQFGAYIVHGDAREVPDITLVATGSEVARAVDTAKLLSDYKVRVVSMPHMGRFDQQSAEYRRSIIPSSKSLVIAIEPYCSFGWAKYAHAGAHMTGFGHSAPYSTLFEHFGFGPKNLAAKISAWAETRKSSQGWDLPGVGEFEELLLHQNQGH comes from the exons ATGTCACCTGTAGCTACTCAACACCTTGATGCCTCACACGGCACTACACTCATCAAAGACCCTCACGTATCGGGCAAAGCGTCCACTCCCGATACCGAAAAGCTGGTCATCAATACCATAAGATGTCTCGGTGCCGATCTGTGCCAACAG TACAAGGGTGGGCATCCCGGGACAGTGATGGGTGCCGCTGCTATTGCTACTGCTCTTTGGCGATACAGTATGAGGTACAACCCTGTTAATCCAGATTGGATCAACCGAGATC GGTTCGTTCTTTCCGCTGGACACGCATGTCTCCTTCAATACATTCTGCTTCATCTATCCGGATATCCTACCTGGACCCTCGACCAAATCAAGAAATATCATGCCCCAACTATGGATGGTATAGCCGCCGGTCATCCCGAAATCGAATATCCAGGTATTGAACTGACCACCGGTCTGTTGGGTCAAGGTATCGCCAATGCCGTTGGTCTTGCCATAGCGAACAAGAATATGGCCGCCACCTACAACAAGGACGGTTACCCAATCATAGATAACAAGGTTTGGTGTTTCACtggagatggatgtttgCAAGAAGGTATTGGACAGGAAG CGATCTCCATGGCTGGTCATTGGGGTCTTGACAACCTTATCCTTGTATACGACAACAACTCAGTCACTGTTGATGGTACCATTGACATCTGTTTTACCGATGATACTTCTGCCAAACTAAGATCTATGGGATGGCACATTCTGGAGGTCGATGATGGGTCTAATAACCTGGCAGCTATCGTCGAAGCCTTTGATCAAGCTAAATCTTTCACCGGTAAACCCGtattcatcaacatcaagaCGGTCATTGGTATCGGATCAGCCAATCAAGGTAGTGGGAAGGTACACGGAGCCGCATTAGGTGAGGACGATGTTGCCAACGTCAAGAAAGCTCTCGGTTTCGATCCTAAGGAGAAATTTGTCGTGGCCCCATCGGTTTACGATTACTTCAAGGAGTCAAAGGCTAGAGGCGAGAAGGACGAGAAGGAATGGAACGAGCTTTTCAGAAAATATACTGAAGCTTATCCAGCTGAAGCCAAAGAATTCCAAAGAAGATTAGCAGGTGAACTACTTGAAGGTTGGGAAAGCAATCTACCTCTCAAGGCTTCTCTACCACAAGACCCAAAAGCCACGAGACAATCTAGTGGAATCATGCTCCGATCGGTCGTACCTCATGATAATTCTTTCTTGGTCGGGAGTGCCGATCTGTGTGAATCAACCTTTGTCAACTGGGATAAAATGGTGGAATTCCAAAACCCCAAATCTAGTTATGGCGATTATTCTGGTCGTCAAATTAGATACGGTATCAGAGAACACGCCATGGTAGGTGTAGCAAATGGTCTGGCTGCATGGCATAAAGGGGCGATTGTACC TATCATGTCCAGTTACTTCATTTTCTGGTTATACGCCGCTCCATCCTTGCGTATGGCCGCTTTAATGAAGCTCCGATTCATCGCCATTGCGACACACGATTCCATTGGTGTCGGGGAGGATGGGCCAACCCATCAACCTGTGGCTTTCCCACTTTTCCTGAGGGCTCTGCCCAATTTCAACTACATCCGACCTGcagatgctgaagaagttgCAGGAGCATGGATTTTAGCCTTGAAAGATTCCCAACACCCTAGTTTACTTTCGCTTACTCGACAACCTGTACCTCTCTTGGCTGGTACCGATCGAACTCAGGTCCAGTTTGGTGCTTATATCGTTCACGGCGATGCCCGTGAAGTACCTGACATCACTCTTGTCGCCACTGGTTCGGAAGTCGCTCGAGCTGTCGACACCGCCAAGCTGCTTTCTGACTACAAAGTCAGAGTTGTGTCGATGCCTCATATGGGAAGATTCGACCAGCAATCAGCTGAATATCGAAGATCGATTATCCCTTCCAGCAAATCATTGGTCATCGCCATCGAACCATACTGTTCTTTCGGGTGGGCAAAGTACGCTCATGCTGGTGCACACATGACTGGTTTCGGTCACTCGGCTCCCTACAGCACTTTGTTCGAACACTTTGGTTTTGGCCCCAAAAACTTAGCTGCTAAAATATCTGCTTGGGCTGAGACCAGGAAGAGCTCTCAAGGCTGGGATTTACCCGGTGTGGGCGAATTCGAAGAGCTTCTCTTGCATCAGAATCAGGGGCATTAA